TTATTAATCTTATTTGTCTATTCAAACCGCGTATTTTTCGCCtagttatttttgattttaaaataccTTTGTACACTATTCTTTAGCAGTGTCCtttcataaatatatttatttgcttaGAGAACTCATGTCTGAATTGTCTCGAGTGATTATTGGGTTTTTTTCGCAGATTCCGTTGCAGTGGTTATTAATTGTTTTGGCTTTTTCATTGGATTTTCAATGCACTCTTTATAAAGTTGATTCAAACCAAATGCTGCACGAACATTGTCTGCGGAAAAAAAGAACTTCTGAAGTTTTCCTCTTGCGTCTCCACATGGCCTTCGTTCGAACTCCTTTCCATTTTTAAAAAGTATAACCGTTGGTAATTGGCGTGAGAAGCTACTATCAGAAATTCGATATTTTTGCGCTACATCGGGAAAACGGCCAATGTCCACTTtgccaaattttaaattttccaaatTGTACTCCGACGAAAGTTCTGCATAAATTGGAGCAAAATTAACACAACTCGGGTTCCACACTGTGTAGAAGCAAATTAGCCAATTAATTCTTTTATCTCGCACTAGTTCCTCCTCAAATGTTTGCATGTTACGGAAATATGTTATATGTTCAGGACCGCGATAAGATGGTTCTGGTAATATAGAGCTTACCAAGACACAAAGCAGTAGAAAAGCAATGCCGTATCGAAAATCACTGTATGACCATAAAATTATATTTGCCACCTTTGTATAGAGAAATGATGCTGAGAGATAATTGACCATGGTCACGCTTCCCGTCTTGCGGGAGCGTATCATAACTACAATcagaagaaaaaacaaaatcTCAGTCTCTCGACTATCCAATTGACACATTTCCTCCCCGCGGTGGGTAAATAACTTTGTACATAGCGGAATACATTTTTTAGCGACCACGTATGAAATCGACAGCAAAATGTTCATCCAGTAATACGGCTTTGTAAGTTCGCTTAGctgttttttcaacatttttctcTATCATGTAGAAACAAGAAACGTTTTGTGATGTatatcatagtgtacctataccaagtgtgttcactaagcgataaacgtcaaaactacaaacagcctcgctcacctgatggaaatctcaggtctagagtcgcatttttggtctcaacgacaacatttttgactaccaatcgtatcgactttttcaatttttcaatcattcggcgcactcggtaatggtatccattttgaattcgctgtcattccgaatccagcgagtgcctgtcagaatgcttgacagataagtcaacacacttgtacttgtacactatgatgtATATCGTCAAATTTGTGGTTTAACTAGTAACTTCCGCACCATATAATTTATGGATGGCGTAAGCTTGTTTCTTTTTCAATTCTACCTAGGGATGGAAACGATAAATCGATGTTTGTCAGAATACGCGCCCCGCGATCCAATGGAGGGGGATCCAGATCTCGATAAAATTTTaacgggttggattttatataaggtgccacgattttcaaaattttgttggtttgtaggggtagagggggtcctaaaaatcacaaaattatcatccgcagctctaggaaactcttagtttatgaaatataagctttttattttccaaatttagtaaaatatcaACTAAAGTCCTGCACGTAATATTGCTAaggtttgtattttcatgttttgGAAATAATATTACAACATAATTATTGCTGATAGTGTATTTTGTTCTGGTATTATATCGAACCATCACGACGTAAGGTATTTTTTTCATTGGAAATTAATTTGCTTATTATTTGTAAAAGAAGTTGAATCAGCCACATAATGTGCAGCACAATGAAAAAACAAATAAGAACCGATTGGATTTGCGGAACATGCAATGTACCATTGTGTTTATCAAAGAATAAAAGATGCTTCCAAGATTATCATAAAAGTAGTGGCCATTGTCTATAAATtgaaccactataaaatattatttttatttttaacatattatttttaacagggattcaaggggttgtgtagcgcaatatatagcttctccaacccaattgtcaacctcaccttcgagcggcgaatcccgtttcactaacagacgaggctctggcgaccccaagctcctcatggaacttgggggtgggaagggagggatggcctgaaggtttaatgtggccatataaatcgttcccgagatggtcgggccagcaccttaatggtgctgtgttaccggagcttatcggatctgtatccgacaaaggaccatcacatcgataacactccccaaagccttcggggagtaactaatcgctacaacaacaacaacaacaacattatttttaacaaaaatataaatcatctaagaattttttgtgaattcattttaagttttgataattttttattaaaataaaaacatttaattaaaaaaaaaaaaaaagttttctgctACACAAGGAGGTAGAATTTTTCTTGAATCTTTGCCGCTGAAAGggttaaaagttattcgcggaaaacacttCGGTACTATTGtggcttttttcgttgttgcaattaaacaaacgaaaacaaatgaaggtggtgaatagtgttgccagatCCGCAACAATTTTTTTAGCTTGGTCATAGTACAATTACCAGGTGGAAGCAGATGTGAAAACGCAACCCTgatgtgtattttgttgttgccgaacGGCCATAAAATGTCAATctttctttcaatttcttctgtAAACATTGATGTATGAAGAGAAATGACACTTTATTTTTCCGAAAAAACTCACAActtccctacaagacggaggtaaccagttcacccacacattcaaagcgtttttcgctctccactaacacatcgacgtttcatgctgtcatcgaaatgacagttcattaattattccggaaaaattgaaacgcaaaaaaaatataaattgtttacaacgaaaaatatcttgtgcttttagttgtgacatgtgacggaaattaagaatattgctgcagagaccatatttttgcgttggcggccttcgcccaaaataatattaagggtaaagttttacaagacggtacaccacctaatttaaaaatatcaaataataataaaaacggagctcg
The DNA window shown above is from Eurosta solidaginis isolate ZX-2024a chromosome 2, ASM4086904v1, whole genome shotgun sequence and carries:
- the LOC137240419 gene encoding thioredoxin-related transmembrane protein 2 homolog — its product is MLKKQLSELTKPYYWMNILLSISYVVAKKCIPLCTKLFTHRGEEMCQLDSRETEILFFLLIVVMIRSRKTGSVTMVNYLSASFLYTKVANIILWSYSDFRYGIAFLLLCVLVSSILPEPSYRGPEHITYFRNMQTFEEELVRDKRINWLICFYTVWNPSCVNFAPIYAELSSEYNLENLKFGKVDIGRFPDVAQKYRISDSSFSRQLPTVILFKNGKEFERRPCGDARGKLQKFFFSADNVRAAFGLNQLYKECIENPMKKPKQLITTATESAKKTQ